From the Leptolyngbya sp. O-77 genome, one window contains:
- a CDS encoding ISL3 family transposase produces the protein MSKRKGHQNFATVIGDVETGKLIEVIDSHQQEDIIETLKQQPLEVRAKVEEVSVDMWGGFPKVVKKVFPNAVVVIDRFHVMKLVNEELNKIRRQSGVSDRGSKFILLKNGKDLTAEEQTKLEEILKRSKRLGKAYEWKEEFRAIYEQPLTVEEGKRQIQGWLDKARVVYREASTTIRNHLDGISNYFRNRTTSGAMEGINNRIKLIKRQAYGFVNFNNFRERLLACFSD, from the coding sequence ATCAGCAAGCGGAAAGGGCATCAAAACTTCGCCACCGTTATCGGCGACGTTGAGACCGGGAAATTGATTGAAGTGATTGACAGTCACCAACAGGAAGACATTATTGAAACCCTGAAGCAGCAGCCCCTAGAGGTGCGTGCAAAAGTTGAAGAGGTGAGCGTGGATATGTGGGGAGGATTCCCAAAGGTAGTCAAGAAAGTGTTTCCCAATGCCGTGGTAGTGATTGACCGCTTTCATGTCATGAAATTAGTCAATGAGGAGTTAAATAAAATTCGTAGACAATCGGGTGTATCAGACCGAGGTAGCAAATTCATTTTGCTCAAGAATGGCAAGGATTTAACCGCAGAAGAACAGACAAAGTTAGAAGAGATTCTGAAACGGTCAAAGCGATTAGGAAAAGCCTATGAGTGGAAAGAAGAGTTTCGCGCGATTTATGAACAACCATTAACCGTTGAGGAAGGCAAGCGTCAGATCCAAGGGTGGCTCGATAAAGCGCGAGTCGTCTATAGAGAAGCAAGCACAACGATTCGTAACCATTTAGATGGAATTAGCAACTACTTTCGGAATCGCACAACGAGTGGCGCAATGGAGGGAATCAACAACCGAATTAAATTGATTAAACGGCAAGCTTATGGCTTTGTCAATTTCAACAATTTTCGAGAAAGACTATTAGCCTGCTTCTCTGATTAA
- a CDS encoding Uma2 family endonuclease, giving the protein MTQTQRDSRNDPYGNRPTLPPSAKLPPLENGDHLSRAEFERRYEAMPHLKKAELIEGVVYVPAALRFKSHAKPHGWLITWLGTYEMATPGVEMGDNPTVRLDLDNEPQPDIVLLIDPAAGGQSRISEDDYVEGAPELIVEIAASSASIDLHTKKQVYRRNGVQEYIVWRSLENGLDWFSLNEGEYLALPPDADGMIRSRIFPGLWLDVAALCGGNMMQVMQGLQTGIQSSAHAEFVQQLAARRSKQI; this is encoded by the coding sequence ATGACGCAGACCCAGCGCGATTCGCGAAACGATCCCTATGGGAATCGCCCCACCTTGCCCCCCTCCGCCAAGCTGCCACCCCTGGAAAACGGCGACCATCTCTCGCGGGCCGAGTTTGAGCGGCGCTACGAGGCGATGCCCCATCTCAAAAAAGCCGAACTGATCGAAGGAGTCGTCTACGTGCCCGCCGCCCTCCGCTTTAAGAGTCACGCAAAACCTCACGGTTGGCTGATCACCTGGTTAGGCACTTACGAAATGGCAACGCCAGGAGTTGAAATGGGCGACAACCCAACTGTGCGGCTCGACCTAGATAATGAACCCCAGCCCGACATCGTGCTGCTGATTGACCCCGCAGCGGGCGGACAGTCTCGGATCAGCGAAGACGATTATGTTGAGGGCGCACCAGAACTGATTGTCGAAATTGCCGCCAGCAGCGCCTCCATCGACCTCCATACTAAAAAACAGGTCTATCGCCGCAACGGGGTTCAAGAATACATCGTGTGGCGGAGCTTAGAAAACGGGCTGGACTGGTTCTCTTTGAATGAGGGTGAATATCTTGCGCTGCCGCCTGATGCCGATGGCATGATTCGCAGCCGCATCTTTCCAGGGTTGTGGCTGGATGTAGCGGCGCTCTGTGGGGGAAACATGATGCAGGTGATGCAGGGGTTGCAGACTGGCATTCAGTCTTCTGCCCATGCCGAGTTTGTGCAGCAGTTGGCAGCGCGGCGCAGCAAACAGATTTAG
- the thiC gene encoding phosphomethylpyrimidine synthase, with product MRASWVAKRRGQSNVSQMHFARQGVVTEEMQFVAEREQLPVELIRSEVARGRLIIPANINHVNLEPMGIGIATRCKVNANIGASPNSSSLQEEVDKLKLAVKYGADTVMDLSTGGGDLDAIRSAIIAASPVPIGTVPIYQALESVHGNIEKLTPDDFLHVIETHAQQGVDYMTIHAGILIEHLPLVRDRLTGIVSRGGGIIARWMLAHHQQNPLYTHFRDIIEIFKKYDVSFSLGDSLRPGCLHDASDAAQLAELKTLGHLTRKAWESDVQVMVEGPGHVPMDQIEFNVKKQMEECSEAPFYVLGPLVTDIAPGYDHITSAIGAALAGWHGTAMLCYVTPKEHLGLPNAEDVRNGLIAYKIAAHAADIARHRPHARDRDDELSRARYHFDWNRQFELSLDPERAREYHDETLPADIYKTAEFCSMCGPKFCPMQTKVDAEALTELEKFLAKEPAIGR from the coding sequence ATGAGAGCATCCTGGGTCGCCAAGCGACGCGGACAGAGCAACGTGTCTCAAATGCACTTTGCTCGACAAGGCGTTGTGACGGAAGAAATGCAGTTTGTGGCGGAGCGTGAGCAGTTGCCTGTGGAGCTGATTCGCTCGGAAGTGGCGCGGGGACGGCTGATCATCCCTGCCAATATCAATCATGTGAACCTGGAGCCGATGGGCATTGGCATTGCCACGCGATGCAAGGTGAATGCCAATATTGGCGCGTCGCCCAACTCTTCCAGTTTGCAAGAAGAAGTGGACAAGCTGAAACTGGCGGTGAAATACGGTGCAGACACGGTGATGGACTTGTCTACGGGCGGCGGCGATCTGGATGCCATCCGATCGGCGATTATCGCTGCGTCGCCTGTGCCCATCGGCACGGTGCCGATTTATCAGGCGCTAGAGAGCGTCCACGGCAATATTGAAAAGCTGACCCCCGACGACTTTTTGCACGTCATCGAGACGCACGCACAGCAGGGTGTGGACTACATGACGATTCATGCAGGAATTTTGATTGAGCATTTGCCGCTGGTGCGCGATCGCCTCACGGGAATCGTCTCTCGCGGCGGCGGCATCATCGCCCGCTGGATGCTGGCGCACCACCAGCAAAACCCGCTCTATACGCACTTTCGGGACATCATCGAAATTTTCAAAAAGTACGACGTATCCTTCAGCTTGGGCGACTCGTTGCGTCCCGGTTGCCTGCACGATGCATCGGATGCGGCCCAGCTTGCGGAACTGAAAACGCTCGGTCATCTCACGCGCAAAGCATGGGAATCGGACGTGCAAGTGATGGTGGAAGGCCCGGGCCATGTCCCGATGGATCAAATCGAATTTAACGTGAAAAAGCAGATGGAGGAATGCTCCGAAGCACCGTTTTACGTCTTGGGGCCGCTCGTCACCGACATTGCACCCGGATACGACCACATCACCTCGGCGATTGGCGCAGCGCTGGCGGGATGGCATGGTACAGCGATGCTTTGCTACGTCACGCCGAAGGAGCATTTGGGGCTGCCCAATGCAGAAGACGTGCGAAACGGGCTGATTGCCTACAAAATCGCTGCCCACGCCGCTGATATCGCCCGCCATCGCCCCCATGCCCGCGATCGCGACGATGAGCTTTCTCGCGCCCGCTACCACTTCGACTGGAATCGCCAATTTGAACTGTCGCTCGATCCAGAACGCGCCCGCGAGTATCACGACGAAACCCTGCCCGCCGACATTTACAAAACCGCAGAGTTTTGCTCGATGTGCGGGCCGAAGTTTTGCCCGATGCAGACCAAGGTGGATGCGGAAGCGTTGACGGAGTTGGAAAAATTCCTGGCAAAGGAGCCTGCGATAGGGCGATGA
- the argS gene encoding arginine--tRNA ligase, translating to MNSTLALLRSRLEAALVAAFGPDLADADPVLVPASNPKFGDYQANGAMGLAKRLGMAPRAIATQLLDHLDVSDLCDPPEVAGPGFINLRLKTEYLEAQLKAIQADPRLGVTPIANPKRVIVDYPSPNIAKEMHVGHLRPCVIGDALARILEFLGHDVLRLSHIGDWGTPFGMLIAYLREAYPDALAGGELDLGDLATFYRAAKKRFDEDTDFQEAARLAVVKLQAGDPETIQAWKVVCDLSNRTNRKIFDLMGLSPKIQERGESFYNPLLPDVIAELDRLGLLVEDQGAKCVFLEGFTNKEGKPLPLIVQKSDGGYNYATTDLAAIRYRVTEDRAQRVIYPVGAEQINHFAQIFQVGKRAGWITDETEFVHTPLGNILGEDGKKLKSRSGEAARLVDLLEEAIARARADLEARLKEENRTESEDFIAHVANVVGIGAIKYADLSQNRTSSYIFSYDKMLALQGNTAPYMLYAYVRVQGISRKGGIDFEALGDNSRVVLQDEAEFALAKSLLQFDEVLSAVEADLLPNRLCEYLFDLSKIFNQFYDCCPILQADEPQRTSRLSLADLTARTIKLGLSLLGIQVLERM from the coding sequence ATGAATTCTACCCTTGCACTGTTGAGAAGCCGATTAGAAGCTGCGCTAGTTGCGGCGTTTGGGCCGGATTTGGCTGATGCTGACCCGGTACTGGTACCTGCCAGCAATCCCAAATTTGGGGACTATCAGGCCAATGGCGCAATGGGCCTGGCAAAACGACTGGGCATGGCTCCGAGGGCGATCGCCACTCAGCTTCTCGACCACCTCGACGTGTCCGACCTGTGCGACCCGCCAGAGGTGGCCGGGCCGGGCTTCATCAACCTGCGGCTCAAGACCGAGTATCTAGAAGCGCAGCTCAAGGCAATCCAGGCAGACCCGCGCCTCGGTGTTACGCCCATAGCCAACCCCAAGCGCGTCATCGTCGATTATCCCAGCCCCAACATCGCTAAGGAAATGCATGTGGGGCATCTGCGCCCCTGCGTCATTGGCGATGCCCTGGCGCGAATTCTGGAGTTTCTGGGGCACGACGTGCTGCGGCTGAGTCACATCGGCGACTGGGGCACGCCCTTTGGGATGCTGATTGCCTATTTGCGCGAAGCCTATCCCGATGCGCTGGCGGGCGGCGAATTAGATCTGGGCGACCTGGCAACGTTTTACCGGGCCGCCAAAAAGCGGTTTGACGAAGACACGGACTTTCAGGAAGCCGCGCGGCTGGCAGTGGTAAAGCTTCAGGCGGGCGATCCAGAAACGATTCAGGCCTGGAAAGTGGTCTGCGATTTGTCGAATCGCACGAATCGCAAAATCTTTGACCTGATGGGCCTGTCGCCCAAGATTCAGGAGCGGGGCGAATCTTTCTACAACCCGCTTTTGCCGGATGTGATTGCAGAACTGGATCGACTGGGGCTGCTGGTGGAAGATCAGGGCGCGAAGTGCGTGTTTTTAGAAGGCTTTACCAACAAGGAGGGGAAGCCGCTGCCGCTGATTGTGCAAAAGTCGGACGGGGGCTATAACTACGCCACGACAGACCTGGCGGCGATTCGCTATCGCGTGACAGAAGACCGGGCACAGCGGGTAATCTATCCCGTTGGTGCAGAACAAATCAATCACTTTGCCCAGATTTTTCAGGTGGGCAAGCGGGCGGGCTGGATTACCGATGAAACGGAGTTTGTGCATACACCGCTGGGCAATATTTTGGGCGAAGACGGCAAGAAGCTGAAAAGTCGATCCGGCGAGGCGGCGCGGCTGGTGGACTTGCTGGAGGAGGCGATCGCCCGGGCCCGCGCAGACTTGGAAGCTCGCTTGAAAGAAGAGAACCGCACCGAATCTGAGGACTTCATCGCCCATGTGGCCAACGTCGTCGGCATTGGCGCAATCAAATACGCCGACCTCAGCCAGAACCGCACCAGCAGCTACATCTTCAGCTATGACAAGATGCTGGCGCTGCAAGGCAACACCGCGCCCTACATGCTTTATGCCTACGTGCGGGTGCAGGGCATCAGCCGCAAGGGTGGAATTGACTTCGAGGCGCTGGGGGATAATAGCCGGGTCGTGCTGCAAGACGAGGCAGAGTTTGCACTGGCCAAGTCGCTGCTGCAATTTGACGAAGTGCTGAGCGCGGTGGAGGCCGACCTGCTGCCCAATCGCCTGTGCGAATATCTCTTCGACCTCAGCAAGATCTTTAACCAGTTCTACGACTGCTGCCCGATTTTGCAGGCCGACGAGCCGCAGCGCACCTCGCGGCTGAGCTTGGCAGACCTGACTGCCCGCACGATCAAGCTGGGGCTGTCGCTGTTGGGGATTCAAGTCCTGGAGCGGATGTAA
- a CDS encoding histidine kinase dimerization/phospho-acceptor domain-containing protein — MSSEPHDELHAEVCDCHLDDVLDTAPCGFLAFRDDGTITLTNATLLELVQRRLEEVKGQRLEVLLPTASRIFYQTHFFPLLKLQGKVEEIYLPVCSRTGEDLPMLVNATRHEREGEVLNECILIPIQQRSHYEEALLQARREAEAAMQAQFRANAELEQARNALEQKQVELEALNARLEELVQQRTAELEQALEFEALLKRITDRVRDSLDEGQILQTAVQELGAGLALVGCNAGIYNATQTQVAIDYEYHQDGSASRSRVEALTPEAAVMYAAVMQGNSGPFCCCLPVCPRYGAGRWAILARPIYDDQGVLGDLWLFRLAEQTFSEVEDRLLQQVANHCAIALRQSRLYQSAQTQLHEMEELNQLKDDLLNTVSHEMRSPMSNILMAIQLLEVHLEPLGVFADEAGIVTRYFRVLQDESQREIRLINNLLEMARVEAGTDLLNISTIPLQFFIPYIAEPYIERAGSPVSTVITLFNQRSRLIVFLENC, encoded by the coding sequence ATGTCATCAGAGCCACATGATGAACTGCACGCTGAAGTGTGTGACTGTCATTTAGATGACGTGCTAGACACCGCCCCCTGTGGCTTTTTAGCCTTCAGAGATGATGGCACGATTACCCTTACCAACGCCACTCTGTTGGAACTGGTGCAACGCAGGCTAGAAGAGGTTAAGGGGCAGCGCCTGGAGGTGCTGCTGCCGACAGCTAGCCGAATTTTCTACCAAACTCATTTTTTTCCACTGCTTAAACTGCAAGGCAAAGTTGAGGAAATTTATCTTCCAGTCTGCTCCAGAACAGGAGAAGACCTGCCCATGCTGGTCAATGCAACTCGCCATGAGCGTGAGGGGGAAGTGCTGAATGAGTGCATTTTGATTCCGATTCAGCAGCGGAGTCATTATGAGGAGGCCTTGCTTCAAGCTCGCCGTGAGGCAGAAGCCGCGATGCAGGCTCAGTTTCGAGCCAATGCTGAGCTAGAGCAGGCCCGAAATGCTCTGGAGCAAAAGCAGGTGGAGCTAGAAGCCCTCAATGCTCGCCTGGAAGAACTGGTGCAGCAGCGCACGGCTGAGCTAGAACAGGCGCTAGAGTTTGAGGCGCTGCTGAAGCGGATTACGGATCGGGTGCGCGACAGCCTGGACGAGGGGCAGATTTTGCAGACGGCAGTGCAGGAATTAGGAGCTGGGCTGGCGTTGGTGGGTTGCAATGCCGGAATTTACAACGCGACGCAAACGCAGGTGGCGATCGATTATGAATATCACCAAGATGGCTCTGCATCTCGCTCTAGGGTCGAAGCTTTAACGCCCGAAGCGGCAGTTATGTACGCAGCAGTGATGCAGGGAAACTCTGGCCCGTTCTGCTGTTGTTTGCCTGTGTGTCCTCGCTATGGGGCAGGGCGATGGGCGATTTTGGCCCGTCCGATTTATGACGATCAGGGGGTTCTTGGCGATTTGTGGCTGTTTCGCCTGGCGGAGCAAACCTTTAGCGAGGTGGAAGATCGGCTGCTACAGCAGGTGGCCAATCACTGTGCGATCGCCCTCCGCCAGTCGCGCCTGTATCAGTCTGCCCAGACTCAACTTCACGAAATGGAGGAGCTAAACCAGCTCAAGGACGACCTGCTGAATACGGTATCTCATGAAATGCGATCGCCCATGTCCAACATTCTCATGGCGATTCAACTGTTGGAGGTGCATCTAGAACCCCTAGGTGTGTTTGCAGATGAGGCAGGAATTGTGACGCGCTATTTTCGAGTGCTGCAAGATGAAAGCCAGCGCGAAATTCGACTGATTAACAATTTGCTAGAGATGGCTCGCGTAGAAGCAGGCACTGACTTGCTGAATATCAGCACGATTCCGCTTCAGTTTTTTATCCCTTATATTGCAGAACCCTATATCGAGCGAGCTGGTTCTCCCGTCAGTACGGTGATAACTTTATTTAATCAGAGAAGCAGGCTAATAGTCTTTCTCGAAAATTGTTGA
- a CDS encoding L,D-transpeptidase, with product MRGEAVVLVRGVRQLARRSARRLAIQFAAGLVSPAIVGLVGLRPAIANPGSLVEWGSLRTEPVVAPVSPPPSTIPGAPAVTWPDVLDLGAAESFVPEPEGRSPLSLVVDLSDRRVYVYEEERVKTSFRIAVGRAGWETPTGRYEVISMVEHPTWQHPFTGEIVPPGNGNPLGVRWIGFWTDGKNTIGFHGTPNEETIGRAASHGCIRMYNDDVIALFEMVQVGTPVHVVP from the coding sequence TTGCGTGGGGAGGCGGTGGTGCTGGTGCGTGGCGTTCGGCAATTAGCAAGGCGGTCAGCGAGGCGGTTAGCAATACAGTTTGCGGCGGGGCTGGTTTCTCCGGCAATAGTAGGTCTGGTGGGGCTACGTCCGGCGATCGCCAATCCGGGGAGCTTGGTCGAGTGGGGGTCGCTGCGAACTGAACCCGTCGTAGCGCCTGTTTCGCCGCCGCCCAGCACCATCCCCGGTGCGCCCGCCGTGACCTGGCCCGATGTCCTCGACTTGGGCGCTGCTGAGTCGTTTGTGCCAGAGCCAGAAGGGCGATCGCCCCTGTCGCTGGTGGTCGATCTGAGCGATCGCCGTGTGTATGTGTACGAAGAGGAGCGGGTGAAAACCAGCTTTCGCATTGCCGTGGGGCGGGCGGGCTGGGAAACACCAACGGGTCGCTACGAGGTCATCAGCATGGTGGAACACCCCACCTGGCAGCATCCGTTTACGGGCGAAATCGTGCCGCCCGGAAATGGCAACCCGCTGGGAGTCCGCTGGATCGGCTTCTGGACAGATGGGAAAAATACCATCGGCTTTCACGGCACGCCCAACGAGGAGACGATTGGACGTGCTGCCTCCCACGGCTGCATCCGCATGTATAACGATGATGTGATTGCCCTATTTGAAATGGTGCAGGTGGGTACGCCAGTCCATGTGGTTCCCTAA
- a CDS encoding alpha/beta fold hydrolase, protein MTNQLIPNDFPADPQLSHQRSQSVLTRNHVIVSGQGTQPMLFAHGFGCDQNMWRFVAPAFAANYQIVLFDYVGLGKSDLRAYDPERYSRLEGYAQDILEICEALDLQNVVFVGHSVSSVIGMLAAMQAPQRFERLILVGPSPCYLNDPPDYCGGFEREDILGLLDLMDKNYLGWASFLAPVIMKNEQRPSLSKELEESFCSTDPVIARRFAEATFLSDYRGILAEITVPALILQCAEDAIAPTEVGHYLHRHLPYSTLKLMQATGHCPHMSHPEETIQLIRDYLSAAHVIRAT, encoded by the coding sequence ATGACAAACCAACTGATACCAAACGATTTTCCCGCCGACCCCCAACTTTCCCACCAGCGTTCCCAATCCGTCCTTACTCGCAACCATGTCATCGTTTCAGGACAGGGCACTCAGCCGATGCTGTTTGCCCACGGCTTTGGCTGCGACCAAAATATGTGGCGATTCGTTGCGCCAGCCTTCGCTGCCAACTATCAAATTGTGCTGTTTGACTATGTGGGATTGGGCAAGTCGGACTTGCGAGCCTACGACCCAGAGCGCTACAGTCGCTTGGAGGGCTACGCTCAGGATATACTGGAGATTTGTGAAGCGTTGGATCTACAGAATGTCGTGTTTGTAGGGCATTCGGTGAGCAGCGTGATTGGAATGCTGGCGGCGATGCAAGCCCCCCAGCGGTTTGAGCGGCTCATCCTGGTGGGGCCGTCGCCCTGCTATCTCAACGATCCGCCGGACTACTGTGGCGGTTTTGAGCGAGAGGATATTCTGGGATTGCTGGATCTGATGGATAAGAATTATCTCGGATGGGCTAGCTTTTTGGCTCCCGTTATCATGAAAAACGAACAGCGTCCCTCCCTCTCAAAGGAACTGGAAGAGAGCTTTTGCTCGACAGACCCAGTGATTGCGCGGCGCTTTGCTGAAGCCACGTTTTTGTCAGATTATCGGGGTATTCTGGCTGAAATAACCGTACCTGCGCTAATCTTGCAGTGTGCTGAAGATGCGATCGCCCCCACAGAAGTCGGTCACTACCTCCATCGCCATCTGCCCTACAGCACCCTCAAGCTCATGCAGGCAACGGGTCACTGTCCCCACATGAGCCATCCCGAAGAAACAATTCAGCTAATCCGAGACTATCTCTCTGCCGCTCATGTCATCAGAGCCACATGA
- a CDS encoding transposase family protein: MDIHLDRLLNFPHVTVESCIQKDNEVYLKLRLLNQESSCPHCKKSSSELHQNRPILIRDLSIFGQVTYLKIPRRQFYCRDCQRYFTESLTFMDAGRQYTRRYEEHIYQQVKLSSMEQVGRVEGLSFERIEGIFKHQYAQKKTRDGQESNALGLMKSASGKGIKTSPPLSATLRPGN, from the coding sequence ATGGACATACATCTTGATAGATTGCTTAACTTCCCTCACGTTACGGTTGAAAGTTGCATTCAAAAAGACAATGAAGTGTACTTAAAGTTGCGCTTGCTCAATCAAGAATCTAGCTGTCCACACTGTAAGAAATCAAGTTCAGAGTTGCATCAAAACCGTCCGATTTTGATTCGAGACCTATCGATTTTTGGTCAAGTCACTTATTTGAAAATTCCTCGTCGTCAGTTTTATTGTCGTGATTGCCAACGTTATTTTACTGAGTCATTGACATTTATGGATGCAGGACGGCAGTACACTCGACGCTATGAGGAGCATATTTACCAGCAAGTAAAACTGTCAAGTATGGAGCAAGTGGGTCGCGTAGAAGGGTTAAGCTTTGAGCGCATTGAAGGGATTTTCAAACATCAGTATGCACAGAAAAAAACACGGGATGGGCAGGAGTCAAACGCATTGGGATTGATGAAATCAGCAAGCGGAAAGGGCATCAAAACTTCGCCACCGTTATCGGCGACGTTGAGACCGGGAAATTGA
- a CDS encoding chlorophyll a/b-binding protein gives MRGVVTEEQGRQNIYAVEPQMYVDSEVRTGFTEYAEKLNGRLAMIGFVSMLLLEVLTHQGLVSLLQSL, from the coding sequence ATGAGAGGCGTTGTTACCGAAGAACAAGGTAGACAAAATATTTACGCCGTTGAGCCGCAAATGTATGTGGACAGCGAAGTGCGTACAGGCTTCACAGAATATGCTGAAAAGCTCAACGGTCGTCTGGCAATGATTGGATTTGTATCGATGCTGCTCCTAGAAGTTCTCACTCACCAAGGGTTGGTGAGCCTTCTGCAAAGCCTCTAA
- a CDS encoding TIGR04222 domain-containing membrane protein, which produces MSHTPDLPYASNLSSAALWSGRGAIALHAATPQQQALYNRLQAFSLDQPGAALSFSQRLARDNCWSLRYAQRVIEEYKKFAFLAVCAGHPVTPSDQVDQAWHQHLTYSRSYWEVFCPQVLQMPLHHEPTQGGQTERHKFNDWYRKTLQSYEAWFGETPPPDIWPDPSLRFGRDLQFRRVNVQQHWVLPRPDWAGRWAAIWQSGWWSVRMSPVALGGLLVLAFGMTSCTAIAPIPNPLNLRGPEFLQFYLFTLSSTLLVAWALRRWLRQPGNVEGQSLPTLDPYEVAYLVGGADRAIDTAIVSMVRSQPPSIDTQEKFLVPLVSPESSQQPLERAILESMNGEKTTVASLRRNTVQATETLRSRLQELGLALSPAQAAKARLYPTPLLLLPLLLGIAKVLVGISRGRPVGFLLMMIFVWLVVIALFQVPPLASRYGDRTLKQIRATHQPSVNARSSDLSVMQPTQLTFLVALAGTTALRGKDFASLRTAFFSASPTGSNGGYPSWGSDGWSGDSGGGGGDGGGGCGGCGGCGGCGG; this is translated from the coding sequence ATGAGCCATACTCCAGATCTTCCCTATGCCTCAAATCTCTCTAGCGCTGCCCTCTGGTCTGGTCGGGGGGCGATCGCCCTCCACGCGGCAACGCCCCAACAGCAAGCCCTCTACAACCGACTGCAAGCCTTTTCGCTCGACCAGCCTGGTGCAGCGCTTAGCTTTAGCCAGCGCCTTGCCCGCGACAATTGCTGGTCTCTGCGCTATGCCCAGCGGGTGATTGAGGAATACAAAAAGTTTGCGTTTCTGGCAGTCTGTGCAGGGCATCCCGTCACGCCGTCGGATCAGGTGGATCAGGCGTGGCATCAGCATCTCACCTACAGCCGCTCCTACTGGGAGGTGTTTTGTCCGCAGGTGCTGCAAATGCCGCTGCACCACGAGCCGACCCAGGGCGGCCAGACCGAACGCCACAAGTTTAACGACTGGTATCGCAAAACCTTGCAGAGCTACGAAGCCTGGTTTGGGGAAACGCCGCCCCCAGACATCTGGCCCGATCCGAGCCTGCGGTTTGGGCGAGATTTGCAATTTCGCCGGGTCAATGTGCAGCAGCATTGGGTGCTGCCTCGACCAGACTGGGCAGGCCGGTGGGCGGCGATCTGGCAGTCTGGCTGGTGGTCTGTGCGGATGTCTCCAGTCGCTCTGGGCGGCCTGCTGGTGCTGGCATTTGGTATGACAAGCTGCACAGCGATCGCCCCCATTCCCAATCCCCTGAATCTTCGCGGCCCAGAGTTTTTGCAGTTTTATCTCTTTACGCTGAGCAGCACGCTGCTGGTGGCATGGGCGCTGCGCCGATGGCTCCGACAACCCGGCAACGTGGAGGGACAGTCGCTGCCGACGCTCGATCCCTACGAAGTTGCCTATCTGGTCGGCGGGGCAGATCGGGCGATTGATACGGCGATTGTGAGCATGGTGCGATCGCAGCCTCCCAGCATCGATACCCAAGAAAAATTCTTAGTTCCGCTGGTTTCACCAGAGTCGTCGCAGCAACCACTAGAGCGGGCGATTCTTGAAAGCATGAATGGGGAAAAAACCACGGTGGCGAGCCTCCGTCGGAATACGGTGCAAGCAACCGAAACCCTGCGATCGCGCCTACAGGAGCTTGGACTGGCCCTGTCGCCTGCCCAGGCTGCCAAAGCGCGACTTTATCCTACGCCGCTGCTGCTCTTGCCGCTGCTGCTGGGCATTGCCAAAGTGTTGGTCGGCATTTCGCGGGGGCGGCCCGTCGGGTTTCTCCTGATGATGATTTTTGTGTGGCTGGTTGTTATTGCCCTATTCCAAGTGCCGCCCTTAGCGAGTCGGTATGGCGATCGCACCTTAAAACAGATTCGAGCAACCCACCAACCTAGCGTAAACGCCCGCTCCAGCGACCTCAGCGTCATGCAGCCCACTCAACTGACGTTCCTCGTTGCCCTAGCAGGAACAACAGCACTGCGCGGTAAAGATTTCGCCAGCCTGCGGACTGCGTTCTTCTCTGCTTCCCCAACCGGGAGTAACGGCGGATATCCTTCCTGGGGTAGTGACGGCTGGAGTGGTGATAGCGGCGGAGGGGGCGGCGACGGCGGCGGTGGCTGTGGCGGCTGTGGCGGCTGTGGCGGCTGTGGCGGCTAG
- a CDS encoding sensor histidine kinase, giving the protein MDDPLPSFSSDLSYLERILGELLNNACKYTPAGEHIILSVRSMSDGLRICVRNTGVEIPAAECDRIFEKFHRIPDHDIRNQGGTGLGLALVKKLVERLGATICVDSQQGATTFTVEFGYQALGQSGLGHGFNPNLPN; this is encoded by the coding sequence ATGGACGATCCGCTCCCTTCTTTTTCCAGCGACTTATCGTATCTAGAACGCATTCTTGGCGAATTGCTAAACAATGCCTGCAAGTACACCCCTGCCGGAGAACACATTATCCTTTCCGTCCGGTCGATGTCTGATGGGCTGCGGATTTGCGTTCGCAACACAGGGGTAGAAATTCCTGCCGCAGAGTGCGATCGCATTTTTGAAAAGTTTCACCGCATTCCTGACCATGATATTCGGAATCAGGGCGGCACGGGGCTGGGGCTGGCACTGGTTAAAAAACTAGTGGAGCGCTTGGGCGCGACGATTTGCGTTGACAGTCAGCAGGGTGCCACTACTTTTACAGTGGAATTCGGTTATCAGGCGTTGGGCCAGTCAGGATTAGGCCACGGGTTCAATCCAAATTTGCCAAACTAA